Part of the Nicotiana tabacum cultivar K326 chromosome 20, ASM71507v2, whole genome shotgun sequence genome, ACTCTTGACTAAACGCTCTTGTAAAACTTAATCTTAATCTTCTATTGCAAGCTACAAAATGAATCAGCAGACTTGAGAAGATGAAATCGAATAAGAATTGTCAAATTAAACAAGCTGCATTGAAATATTTACATCCTCCTTCATGCCGAAAATCAAGTTAATCAAAGCTTATGAAATTCAGGTTTGGCAACCAACATAGCAGGTGCTCAAGTACCACCCTAGAGAACAGCAGAAAACTTGCAATGTGAGCAAAAACTAGGAGTTGGGTGTCGTTGGACTGCTGCTCCATTTTGTAGTAACCGAATCAGGTGATACTAATAACGTGATACTATTCAACAACCCTGTATCATCATCAGGACATTCCTTATCTGTTTTCCCTGTTGTTTTATTAATTCTCTGAATTCTCATCAGCGCCTCCACGACTTCCTGCATAGATGGTCTCAATTCCCTATCACTCTGTAGACACTGAAATGCCAACTCCGCCACTGCAGTAATCATCGACCTTACTTTGTCATCAGTGTCAAACCCAAGATTTGAATCCACCAACTCATGTAATGCATTGCCTTGAATCTTGTTAATGGCCATATTCGACAAATTTATTTCATGCCGGTGCCTACAGATATCAACAGCAGGCAGTGATGATATAAGCTCAATTAGAACCACTCCGAAACTATAAACATCACTTTTGTCAGTGAGCTGATAGCACTCGTGGTACTCGGGATCAACATATCCAGGAGTACCCTGTGGAGCTGTTGAGACGTGAGTAACATCCGTTGGGAAAAGCCGAGACAAGCCAAAATCTGCTACTTTAACACAGAAATTGTTGTCTAAGAGGATATTGTTAGTTTTTACATCTCGGTGAATGACATCTGAAGCATGGAGATAGGCTAATGCACTTGCTGTTTCTATGGAAATCTTCATTCGTGTATTCCATGAAAGCGATCCAGGCTTTGAATGTACACCATGTAAATGATCAGAAACTGTTCCATTGGGAATGTATTCGTAAACAAGTAGAAGCTCCCTGGAATGGCGAGATGTGCATCCGTAAAGGGTGACTAGGTTTGGATGATGCAACCGTGTTAAGATATCAATTTCGTTCATGAATTGCTCAACCCTCTTGCAGTTGTTTTCATATAAACGTTTTACAGCAACTACACGCCCATCTCGAAGTTTACCTATAATCATCATATCCAAACTCAGTCACACATTAGCAACTAGAAGTTCAATATAGGATCAGTCTTCTTACCTTTGTATACTGTGCCATATCCACCATCTCCAAGCTCTTTCTTGGAATCAAAATTGTTAGTGGCTTCATCTAGTTCATTGTAATCAAAGAGGTGAACTCCGATTAAGGTAGTAGCCTTTTCGGGGTCTTTTATTGAGGAGGGATACGAAAGAATGCTTGTGGAGAACAACGATGAACCAGCATAAATTTTCTTCTGTCTACAACGATAGATAAAGAAAATTACACCTGCCATCAAAGCGGTAGACGCAGCTGCACCAACTCCTGCAAGAAGAAATGCATATTGCAATTTTCTTGAGCATTCTTGAGAATAGAGGATATAAGATAAATCAAAGTGAAAAACTTCAGAGGTCAATCACCTATGCCAACCTTCAATCCGATTTTGTTTCTTCCTGAAACGAAAACATAACAGATGATCAACTGATACAAAAGTATAACTAATCAGCTACTATCACTTAAAGTGGAAACTTTTTTTCCCTTAATATGATCAATAAATAACAGAATGGCTTGGCATTTTTATCTAggacttgaggaaattttttCTGCACAATAGATGGAAATCTGGTCAAACATGGATTTAAACTTATAGCTTCTAGATTTACCATGAAGGCAAGTTCTTTGTTGGGGTTGGTCTTTGCAAATGCAAATAAATTCATTATTTTGAACACCACAGTGCCCTCCACTATGCTGGCAAGCTCTACAATTAGTCCCATCCCATTGTAGAAAGAATCCCTTTTGCAGAACTTGCATGTAATTCATTTTTAGCAATCTATCTAGAGAGTCAGTCTCAACAAGGGCGTAAACAGGATCCTGACACGATTCGACTGAATAGTTATAGTGCTCCAAAAGCTCAGTATGAAAAACAGCAAAAGAATGATGAGTGGCATTGCTAGCACAAATCACAGCATATGTCTCCCTTTCATAAGGTTGAGTACAGtcatagaagaagaagagatctGCAGTGTTAGGCCCTGAGCGAAACGGAGTGCCCCTGAGGCTAAAATTATGTGTTGGTACTGGACATTTGTTATCTTCATCAAACACATCTGCTTTAGCTAGGAGAATTGAGTTGTTTGTATAAACTACTTCCTTAATGATAAATTCATCACCAGAAATATGAAGAAAGGGCTTATCCTTATTGCAGGTGACATTATAAGCTGGTAAGCCACAATAAGGTGGTTGTTTCTCAGGAATCCAAAAGGGGTATGATATCTTAACTCCATTACCACAACTATGTGTAATACAAGCACTAGAATTGAGGTATATAGAGAGAGTGTCATCTGCTAAGGTAATGAAAAGAATAGCAATGACAAGAACAGAAACAGATTTCTTGACCATGAATAGGCTTTGAAGGTTCATGTTATGTCTAAAACAAGAAGAAAGAACAAAGGAGGGAGGAGGAACAGAACAATATATTTTGGTATAGAGGAAAGCATTAGGATTATAGTTGTAAGCAATTGGTGTAATATATCTTATATAAATCAAATATTCAAACTTGTCTTTCGTTTTGTCTGATTATTTTGCCCAATGAAGACAACCTATGTTTTATAACTTGAAGCAACTATAAAAAAAATGTGGTCCCCATCCACTGGCCTTTAGGTCAATCAGACGACTTTGTACAGTTATTATTGACTTGACTCTAGTCCACTATAATGCGATGATTGGGTTGTTATATTTCTTTTCTGACCACTTTAGGTTGTTGTTACATACCCTGTCTTTGTTAAGTCTTTAAGGCCAAGTAATACATCAAATTGGGACGTGTTAAAATGTTATTGTGAAGTCATGGAGATGAGTTTAAATTTTATGCACTGAGAGTGtaagaaatatttaaatcatcatgtCATTTAAAAGGTAATTACAAGTAACTATATTATCTAAGTATTGATCGATAACCTAAATTAAATGGTAAATAACCTAGTATacagtgtatttttttttttttacactacCAGTGTTGTAGTccatataacttaaatcctatAAGGTTTCCGTAGAAGAAGTTATACATTCGATCATATAACAGTCAATCAATTACATATGGGTTCGACTTTATGAATCTTTATAGTCATTCCTCTCTACTTAAAAGTCCGTTTTATCTAATTTATCCTTTTAAGTCACATATCCTATGTACCCAAATGAAATGCCGAAAGATTGAATGTTGACAAGCAAACCATGAATATTTGTGTTGATACACGAAAACTTCTGTATTAACTTAACACCAACAATAGAAAAGCCTGAGTCGTGAAGTCAGGTTAAAATGAAATTCAGGTGTGCAGGTGTGAAAGTAGAACATAGTAATTGCATTATGTAGAAGCAAACAACAATATATGCAAGTCTTACTATTAGCTGACGTCAAATTCCAACTACTACCTTTTAAGCAAGTCAAGATATAGTTAAAATATTAGTATAAGGAAAAGGGAGATTGgaaaaattgagatttgagcaatGTGGGGATAAAATGATTTGAGTTTAGATTGAGTGTAGGACCTTAGGTTTCTAAATTGAGTTGGTTGAACCGAAAGTGAAGAAATGAGGAGGAAAAAAGAGTACTCTAACTTCTGTTTAGTCACCATGTTCACATTCCCTTTTAAGGACTAACTATCTAAAGGAAATATCGATGCAACGCGAAATGAGCTATTTCGGTAGAATTCTCCCACCTATTTCGATCAACTCAATTAAATTTCATAAACGATCAAgttttactaaaaaaataaaattatcgaTTGAAATTGATTGGTATTTTAAAATGACCGACCGAAATAACTGACCGATTTTGATCGgttttttgaatattaattttgatttattttaaatgaaaagctgatcaaagttggtcgttttcttgaaaaataaattttgcgagGCGCAAAATATAGTTTCCGGTATTTTGCAGTAAAAACACCGAAAGGAGTTGGTTGGAttcataaaaaaatttaaaaaataaaatattttgaaaaactgaCAATTGGTTTTTTGACCGATCGAAGTTGGTCGCTAGCggccgattttgaccgaatttctagtagtgaaactTTTGAACAAAATGTCCTAGTGAATCAGCAGGATTTTCTAATAGATGGACTTGCCATAAGGCCTGACAATTCATCAGTAGTTTAGTATAAATTGTATCGtaactttaaaataaattattcacaaaATCTGATGGATCAGCCAGAGTTCGTAAATTTGGGACAAATTGCTCACAATTCCTAACGAATCACAAGAAGTTTCTAAGAAATTTTACCAGCACGCTTTGCTTCAAAATTGATCCAATTGGTCCAGATCAATTCCAAATTTGCTATTCAATATTCTATTACTAATCCTAACATTTCCAATGGTTGGATTCAACCTAGACCTTCAAATAGCAATAAACTTACGCTTTCTTCTTCAACAGTTAAGCTCAAAAAATCTAATAATAATGTTCAAGTTTCTTCACCAAATTGACAACAAATAAGCAATGAGTCTTCAAGTTTTCACAATATATGTGAAGAAGACGGAAAAGAAGGAGGGAAAAAAAGAGGAGGAAGAGCACAAGTTTGAGGATATCTATATTTGTTAAAATTTAACGGGATAGCCAATAAGAGAAATTTCTTCAAACACCTTTTTCCCTATAAAAATTTCACGGGACATCCAATTTAGTTGCCCCTATTTAACGTTTACTAActctaaaaaaaatcaattggTACTCAAAGTAAGATAACTTCACACCAGCTGACTCCCCATCCTCCTCCTCCGCCCCGAGGAAAGAACTTTAGAGCGAAcattaattgaaaattttaacaTTGCGTCTAAAGTTTGCACTGTTACGAGGAGAACTCCAGACGCAAAAATTACCTGAATTTCCTAATTTTTGGAACTTCATACGCGACATATGAAGTGTGCTCCAAAGTgggtaaaatttaaaaattttgcAATGCTAGTATAAGTTCAATAATGATCCAAAAAATGAGTATATCTGCACTTTTTACCAGGAAATGCTATCTAGTTTATGGTATTGAAACGGGCATCGCTTAAATGGGTTTACGCTGGGTGGTTTCCAACTCTAACCTTATTATTTGGGCTGGCCTTTGGCAGTCTATAATGAGCTATTagagggagaaattcaaaaataaccagatttacaagtggtcattcaaaaatagccacagtttcaaaaataatcgaaatttagttacttttcatataaagataaatctgaacgaaaacactgttcaaaatccggaaaatactccaacataatatactggagttccagtatacttatgctggaactacagcatattataatggagaTCCAACataagtatgttggaactccagcataatatactggaaattggttcagtataatatgctggaagttcatacacagatgctccaatctccagtatattatgctagaactttccgcgtgttggagttccagcataatatgctggaagttcatacacaggtgcaccgatctccagtatattatgctggaccagtcactgttgcagcaaaataatggctatttttcaatgactttgcaaacactgctatttttgaatgaccagtccaaaaactggctagcccgtgctattttaacgCTATTAGATCTTATTAAGGCATGCATTGACCTCGGCTCTTTCTACCTAGTTGGGAAAATGATACTGTATAGCTGCTCCCAAAATAATAGccggaaaaatattatttattgtaTATTTGTTATATAcgttctgtatgttatatacaaaagttATACAAactttatacactttttcggctaccgaATTTAAATAGTTTCTGgtgcgggctaaaagtgaaaaatgCCCTTTTTAGTTATTGAGCATTCTACCGGATTTTATTCTTATGTTTTATATTTATTATCAGGCATTTTCTTTGTGGTTGACCTATGAAGAGCTAAAAGACTAACAAGTACAAACCATACAAAAGTAATGAATTATATTTGTTAACGGTCCAGCGAAAGTACAAAAATTAAATGGGAAACAAACGAAAGAGCTAAAACATATTTACATCGAATTATCATATGACTATAGGAGCAATTATAAATGGAGCGCCATTCATATTTTTTGCCACAACATGATGAGGAAGTAATCAAAAAAGAGTATGATGGTGAGAATGAGGTGGAGTAGAGGAAGAGGAAATTTTGGACATGCATTTGTAAGAGAAAGTTTACATTTCTCGATTTATGAGATTTCATTGAATTTATCTGTTTATAGTGTCACAAGATTCAAACAACCTGAACTTTGACCATAATTTAGAATGTATTCATCTCCGTTTAGTATTTGGAGAATTGCAATATATAGCAATTTTgtgtatttttaaatattaaagtttttaatataattaattattttaaggtGATTTGAATTTGacggcttttgataagataaaagtgTCAAATAAATTAGGAAGAAAAGAGTAGAACTTACGATTTCCAAAAGATTCTGGGTTTGGAGCTTAGCAACTCAAAAAATTAAGGGGCATTTTAGCAGTGATGTAGTACTAGTTTGTTGATAAGTAGTTCATCCATATTAGTGTTGGATTCAATAATATTCTAGCCTTTAGCCGTTTACTTAATTTTTCTGCAATATTGAACTATTAACGACCCACCTAACTGCTGCTCCAGTTTTGTGGATTAGGCCAACGAGATTTGAATAGGGTGAAAAGCAAATATGAATTGCTGCGAAACTTAGCTGAGTTATGAAGGCACTAATGTTGAGATGGTGATAGGGCTATGATATTTTGTGACAAAGTCAAAATTCTAAAGCCAGCTAGTCAATGACCCTAATACCATTGACGTTAATGACTGTCCTACTAAAAGAAATGGAATGAGAGAAAAAAGTCTTCGCGTTATCTCTACCCTTCAATCATACAGCAACCAAAAGTTTAACCTTGATATAGAAAGATCAACAGCTACACAAAGCAGCAAAATTGGACGATACTGATCACAATTTTATCagagacaacaacaacaagaagaaatcCCGTGGGTCTGGGAACAAAGTGTGTATGCATACCTAAgaaggtagagaggttatttccaataAAACACAATATTATCTGAGAATGAAACAGAAATACCTAAGTACTCATACTAGAACAAGGATTTAACACATAGACATAATCAGTATAAAGAATTTCTACGGATCATCGAACAGGTAATTACCCATAATTCTGCAAAAGGCTGCTAATTACCCATAgcagcaactttaccaattaCACTACGGTCCCCTTCTAAACTATCATCAGTGTatctatatataaataaaacATCGGAAAGAAAACGTACCTTTGCAGTGATCAAACTTTACGGTGCCATCTTTGCAATAGCACAAGGACTCGTTGGTTGAATTGTCGTAACCACAACGCCCGTCTGATGCCTCACACTTGCCGCACTCCGTTGCGATCCGCCAGTCCAGCACGAACCCCTCGTCCATTGCCGCGCCAAGTCCTCTAGTGAACTCCTCACCCACAGCCACACCGAGTTCTCGATTCCTCCCACTGTCCATCACCGTCGCCACCACTTTCTTGTCACAAATTCCGTACCAATTCAAATGATCAGGCTCATTATCCTCAACATATAAATATGACTTGTTTCGACCCGAATTTAAGCAATCTAACGGACGACCGGATGAAAGCGAATTGATACAGTTAAAATAGAAGGTAAGGTTTAGATCAAGCTCTGAATATTTTAATGGCAAATCTCCCAGAGTGAGGTTATGATGTACCCTGGGGCAAGCTGTGCTACCAAAAGCATCAATATCCACCAGGGTAAGGGAGTAGGTGCTGTAATTTATGTCTTTAACGAAGAAAGAATCATTTGAAATGTTAAGAATTGGATTGTTTTGAGAGCAGTGGATCCCAAATCCTGGATAACCACAGTACCGTGGAGATGTGGAGTTGAAACTGTCAAGGCTCCAAAAAGGATACGAAATATTACGACCATGGCAGATAAATGGAGGACAATATGCAAAGGATGTATTAGTATTAGCTTCACTGGAGTTGATGAACAAAGGAAGAAGGAGaaagacgaagaagaaggagaataatTGACTTGGACACATAATGTTTGATGAAATGCAGTACCGAGTATTGTGGTTTACATGTAGCTAAGACTACCAAATATTATATTTCTTATAATTGACTTGGTCATAGAGAAATTAGTAGGAAACGTCGAATTTGGCAGCTAAATTTCTCTTCCATACCTTATTAGTCAAGACAGTTACATATATAAAGGAACCAGACAAATTTGGTTTGAATGTGATCGTTATTGTGAATTTGTGATTAGTAAAGAAAGACAAgatgaaatttctataatttattCATTGGAATATAGGAATGTAAAATGGAGAAGAAGGTGACAGGCGCCAAGTATGCGTGTGGAAAATATGTAAATAgttgaaattgaaaaacaaagagaGTATTTGAAGTTGaacgaaaaaaaaagagtattGTGCAGCTGAAATTGTGCGCGGACAtaaattttatttggaaaaatACTTGTGAAAGTTGAAGATTTATGAATGAAAATCATTCTTTCACTAAAGATATTTCTCAAACCAATACTTCAAATTAtactattattttaaatattgcTCAAATGATTAACACCCCACTTACAATTCTAGCGAGTCACCGAATAAGCAATAGCTCCAACAAAGAGAATCAAAGGAGAATAAAAAAAAGTAtctaaaatatcaaaataactaTTTATGCCCAATCTGTCCCTTAAAAGCAGAAATATTCGAGACCTCCCTAAACTTGACAACTTTTGTTTAGTTCCTCCTTAAATTTTACGTGGTCTCTAATACTCCCCCCCCCCTTAAACTTAAAAATTTAATAGTCTCGACCCCCTCTACACATTGATATGGCAAAAGGAATGAATACACTCTCTTTTATGCGCGTGGGAGGAAAGAAAAATCGAGAAATCAGCTTCCAAGtgatttattttataaatattaattatcaCATAATCAAATATAACGATTTATTTGTTCCAATTGTAATTTGTCGTTGTTTCTTGCATATTTTATCTCAATTGTGTTGTTCTAGATACAATGAATATTTGTTTCAACTATATTCTTTTTTCCCGGTCCAAATCTACAAAAGTTGGTTGAAACTCTATTtcttttagccaaataaaaagaAGGTTTAGCCAAAGTAATGCGTTCAAATTGTATatcttctaatttttttaaaaaggcatcgtgttttttttttctttttcatgcaATGACTATTAATTTAAACTATGCATTATTCTTTTTGGGGTCAAATTCGCaaaatatttattgaaattttattaattttagaaaataaggAGTTCCAACaacttgttttttttaattttttcttagaTGCAGTGATTACATGTTCTAACAGTATATTCCTTCTTTTCTTGACCAAATATATAAAAATCAGaattaatttcaaaataatatatatatatatatatatatatatatatatatataacttgattaaaatattattatctttagccaaataaaaaattatagtCAAAATAATATTGTTCCaagttattttatttacagatttagcacaaaaaaataattagtgtacttaaaaagataaaaatatatattttattgtaaaA contains:
- the LOC107792526 gene encoding LEAF RUST 10 DISEASE-RESISTANCE LOCUS RECEPTOR-LIKE PROTEIN KINASE-like 1.2 isoform X2 — translated: MNLQSLFMVKKSVSVLVIAILFITLADDTLSIYLNSSACITHSCGNGVKISYPFWIPEKQPPYCGLPAYNVTCNKDKPFLHISGDEFIIKEVVYTNNSILLAKADVFDEDNKCPVPTHNFSLRGTPFRSGPNTADLFFFYDCTQPYERETYAVICASNATHHSFAVFHTELLEHYNYSVESCQDPVYALVETDSLDRLLKMNYMQVLQKGFFLQWDGTNCRACQHSGGHCGVQNNEFICICKDQPQQRTCLHGRNKIGLKVGIGVGAAASTALMAGVIFFIYRCRQKKIYAGSSLFSTSILSYPSSIKDPEKATTLIGVHLFDYNELDEATNNFDSKKELGDGGYGTVYKGKLRDGRVVAVKRLYENNCKRVEQFMNEIDILTRLHHPNLVTLYGCTSRHSRELLLVYEYIPNGTVSDHLHGVHSKPGSLSWNTRMKISIETASALAYLHASDVIHRDVKTNNILLDNNFCVKVADFGLSRLFPTDVTHVSTAPQGTPGYVDPEYHECYQLTDKSDVYSFGVVLIELISSLPAVDICRHRHEINLSNMAINKIQGNALHELVDSNLGFDTDDKVRSMITAVAELAFQCLQSDRELRPSMQEVVEALMRIQRINKTTGKTDKECPDDDTGLLNSITLLVSPDSVTTKWSSSPTTPNS
- the LOC107792526 gene encoding LEAF RUST 10 DISEASE-RESISTANCE LOCUS RECEPTOR-LIKE PROTEIN KINASE-like 1.2 isoform X1, which encodes MCPSQLFSFFFVFLLLPLFINSSEANTNTSFAYCPPFICHGRNISYPFWSLDSFNSTSPRYCGYPGFGIHCSQNNPILNISNDSFFVKDINYSTYSLTLVDIDAFGSTACPRVHHNLTLGDLPLKYSELDLNLTFYFNCINSLSSGRPLDCLNSGRNKSYLYVEDNEPDHLNWYGICDKKVVATVMDSGRNRELGVAVGEEFTRGLGAAMDEGFVLDWRIATECGKCEASDGRCGYDNSTNESLCYCKDGTVKFDHCKGRNKIGLKVGIGVGAAASTALMAGVIFFIYRCRQKKIYAGSSLFSTSILSYPSSIKDPEKATTLIGVHLFDYNELDEATNNFDSKKELGDGGYGTVYKGKLRDGRVVAVKRLYENNCKRVEQFMNEIDILTRLHHPNLVTLYGCTSRHSRELLLVYEYIPNGTVSDHLHGVHSKPGSLSWNTRMKISIETASALAYLHASDVIHRDVKTNNILLDNNFCVKVADFGLSRLFPTDVTHVSTAPQGTPGYVDPEYHECYQLTDKSDVYSFGVVLIELISSLPAVDICRHRHEINLSNMAINKIQGNALHELVDSNLGFDTDDKVRSMITAVAELAFQCLQSDRELRPSMQEVVEALMRIQRINKTTGKTDKECPDDDTGLLNSITLLVSPDSVTTKWSSSPTTPNS